AAGGAATATGAGGAGAGAGCCAGTCTGGGGCAGCTCCATGCATTCaagcaaagcaatgcagttTACATCCTCACTATCCATGAGGTGGGGCTGAAGGACAGTGGGACCTAccactgttctgttttggaGGTGAAGGCTCCTGGGAACTTCCAGAGCATCCAAACCAACCTGTCATCAGCTCTCAGAATTGGTGTGAAGCCTATAGGTGAGTAAATCCTAATGGTTCTTCTGGGTGAAACCTACATCAGTGCCTGGCTGAGGAATGCATTGAGTTTGGCCTTGCTTTGGCAGGCGCTACTCAGCTTCTTTTGTTGCAAGTGCACCAACATGCCACGTTTTTCAGTAGATGATAATGGGAGAAGTATTTGCTCTTAAAAACATCAGCATgatgggaacagcagctgcCAAAATGAAGCATACATCCTTAGCCTGGTTCTTTGCAATCAGTTTAGGACAAGAAGGTAGAGCTGTGGGAGGTTGGGTACTTGGGGCCCCTGGGGGTGGtgggctggagggcagggcaggaTGGGAACTGTGGCTAGGGCTGGAAGAGCAGAATGTAGCTCAGGAGAGGAGGAGTGGGATGGAGGTTTTGTCGTGCTGACAAGATTCACACAGTGCAAAATGAATCTGGGAGCTGGTGTGAGGTGGGTGGTGGGAAGGGTGTAGGGGGTGCAAGGTGGCAGCAGGCAGGACTTCTGTCCCATCACCATGGGCTCTCTCCCTCTCAAGCAGGTCTTGGACTGAATGTCACACTGAAAAGCCGACCAGCCACTGTCAGTTACACGCAGAGCTTTGAGCTTGTCTGCCATGTGAGCGCTAGCCACCCAATTGAGGAGCTGCTACTGTCTGTGGGGTGGCTTTTCCAGTCCAGGTCACCCACCAATGGCTACCAAGAGCTGGTGCATGTCCTTCCTAATGGCACTGTGTCCTGGGgaccagcacagccccacttCCAGGGCAAAGCCCAGCTGATGAAGTCAGGTGCCTTCTCCCGGCTGCACATCCACAGTGCAATGGCTGTCCATGCAGGGACGTACCAGTGCAAAGTGGGAGTCTGGAGGACGCTTCAAGGGCAGCCCACTGACTCCTTCACCTCCAATGCTGTGGGGATAAAGGTTGTCCCACCAGGTAAGTGGTGCTGTGGGGGCTCCTTTTGCAGGCAGTTCCTTCAAACCCCTTGGTCACAACTGGGACAACTGGTGGCTGGGTGTCCCCTGGGGCTGCACAAGGCAGTGTTGCTCATCCCGTTTCTTCCTTTGGATTTTAGGGGTCCTTGGAATTTAGGAGCTGCAACCCAGTGAACTGGGATCAtgcttttccatgctttttAACTGATGGGTTTGCCTAAGTTAAcgtgttttcttccttcctcagtTTCATAGTACTCTTTCCCCTACACTCTTGGTACTCTCTCTGTGTGCTCAGATGTCAGATACTCTGTTTTACACTCTGAGGAGGTCAGAGGGCTGTGATGCAGCTGAGGGGATTGAAAAACGTGGGTGTGGGCATGCAACAGTGATGTGAATGATACTAAGATAAGCAGGTGTGATCATAGTCTTTACAGAGGAGACAGCAAGACATGATGACATTCAGCTTCAGAATTACTGCAGCCGTTGCTGGATAGTGTGGAGATGTAATGAGGTAGGCCATTCCCTTTCACCCTCAGGTTGTGCAAAGGGAGGTTCcagttggatattagaaaacatctcttctttaagagtggtgaggcagtggcacaagctgcccagggaggtggtgcagtcactgtccctggagctgttcaagaactgtgaggatatggcactgagggacatgggtaGTGAGCATGGTGGAGGTGGGTCACTGGTTGAACTGGGTGCTATTAGCGGTCTTTTCCAAGTctaatgattcagtgattttgCTCTGGGAATGGGTGACCCATGTTGCAGGAGATGGCTACTGACTCTAGCACTGCTTCTCTATGAAAGGTTGTAGTCCCAGCCATGCAGTGTGTTTAGGAGTTCCAGAATAAAGCTGGAGAGGGAGTTGCTCTAGCAGCAACGGGttgaggctgtgctgcagaaagtaGTCCTCCTAATCACAAAACTTACCAGCCTGTTCGTCTGCACAAGAAATCTTCTGAATGGAGCCCACTGAGATATTCAAGTTCATGAtttgtgtttcagtgttttatctACCATTCTGTGTTGCTGTGTACCTCGGGGGTTTAGATGCTGCTGTAGGCCTGGTGTTGTAGCACTGGGCAGGAAGGACATGTGCAGAAGGTCACAGtgggagagggaaaggaggatAGATATATCTTCCCCCTCCTTTACTTCTTGCCCTCCCCTGTTCCTCCAGAGCAGTGCAGTGTGCTGTGAGATGCATGGCAGCACTTGCCAGTCCCTTGGGACTGTCACCTCCCAGACCTCCCAATGACTGGTACTGCAAAATCTGCATTGCTGAAGTGTTGGGTGATAAACAGATGTTGGAACTTACGGACACGCTGTGCAGTGTGTGTTTTCAGGTTAATAACTACTGCAAGCATTCAAGTTGGTGGTTGTTGGCAAAACTACCGGGgttattttgttcttccatttcagaaagcaagctgAGGGTGGCTACGAGGGAGAGCTCCGTGGAGGTGGCTGGTGGTGATGATGCAAGGATCGATTGCAGAGTGGAGTTCCCCCTAGATAACTCTCAGCTGGCTGTCAGCTGGTATtaccttccttctcctcctccagcgGATGCCATCCCCCTGCAGGTTGTGCGGGCCAGCCACAGTGGCCTGCTGGAGTATGGGGCTGAGTTCAGCTCGCATGCACAGAAGTCTCGGTTCCTGAGCCAGAGGGTGTCCAGCCATTTGTTCCAGCTGTGGATTCTCTCGGTCAGCCCTGGAGATCAGGGCCAgtactgctgtgcagtggaggaATGGCGCTGGCTGGATAGTGGCTGGCACAGCCTTGGACAGCAGTGGTCGGGGAAAACCAGGCTGCTGCTCAGGCTGCCAGGTGAGCTGTTTGGGGGGGCGGAGGGGGTTCTGCCTGAGGGGACCTCTAGCAGGGGATGGGAGAAACAGCAGTTCCTGCGCAGAGTGGAGATGTTGGAATTCTTTGCGTGGAGCGTGCCTCTCAATGGGAAATGAGGAATTAGGAGGATTTGCCATATCCTCCCAAACCAATCGAGCTGGTATTTGTGCCTCCAGCAGCAAATGCTTCACAACAAAGAGAACCACAGCCCTTGCTTTCCCATGTGACACAGGGTGTCCTTGGTCAGCAGTACAGCCCTTTCCCAGTGCTTCTGGGTGTCCTGATGCAAGATGCAAAGCTTCTCCTGTCCTGGGGCATGCAGTCAATAGAGAGAGCAAAGCTGAGGGCTCAGTTTGGTTTTCTCTTTTGGTGCTGCACCTCTGGCATGTGCAGGGTGGGGGGTTCCTCCCCCATTCAGCCTCACTTGATGTCTTGTTTTTGACCTCAGATGATCTAAAGGGGAGGAGTCTGACTTCCTAAGTAGTCTGGTGCAAAGGATGCTTATTGGGAAGAGGACAGATGGTGTGGTACAGAGAtggtggaagggaaaaaaacaccccagACAGACACCTCCATAGCAGTGCATAATGCCATGACAGCTCTTTCTGCTTCCCTTCCCCACAGAGAGTGAACTGCACCTGGAGAAGGCCAACCGCAGCATCTTGGCCAGGCACGGCCAGGAGGTGACGTTGGGCTGCCTGCTGGAGAGCACCCTCCCGCCTGCCGCCCGCCTTTCAGCCACCTGGTTTCATAGGAAGAATGATGGCCACGAGAGGCCCCTGCTCACCCTGAACCACGATGGTGCCATTGAGTCCCTACAGGAGGGGCTGGtggggaggctgcagctccGGCGGCCCAAGGCTGGTGACCTCAGCCTGACGCTGGGCAGCGTGCAAGAGGACGATGCTGGGACATATCACTGCTGGGTGCAGGAATGGCGGCAGCAAGGCAACAAGGATAAGTGGGAGCCGCAGGCCTGGGCACTCTCAGGGTAcacccagctcagcaccacccCACCAGGTAATGGCGCACAGCCACCTGCCTTgaactgctccctgctgcctacctcctttcccccccccagcccttaGCTTGCTGGGGTGCATCATGCAACATCATGCATCCCTCCTTATCTTGCTACAGTGCAACTAGGAATGATAGCAGTGCTGGGAGGACTTGCTTAGGGACCTCAGTGGGGTCGTCCTGGGAAGACTGAGCTGTACTGAGaggcagggcagggaggaggagggcaaTGCAAAGTAGTGCATGCTGGGATTAAGATTCCAGCCCTATCCGTCTGCTAGGGCTGAAACCCAAGTTCCTTGTTCTGTAAGTGCTGGAGGCAGAGGTCTGATAGGATGCCAAGAAATCCAGTCATGAGTGAGATGTAGCTTGAGCAGGGTACTGCTGACTGTCACTGATGGATTGCAGGCTCTCTGCAGGACCACAtacccccagccctgctctcagccCAACCATTTGGGTTAAAACGCTAACCATTTTTCGGGGAAAAAATGTTGTTGCAATTTTTTTGGCATCTCAGTCTCTGGTGAGGCCTTAAAAAATGATCACTGTCCTCATAGGGTGTATGAAATAGGACTGGGTTCTGCATATAGGAgcttaagtaaataaaaagaaaggtttcAGTCAGGCATACAAAATGTCTTTAGGGAGGTAACTGGCAGGAAAAAAGTACTCTCTTGATACCTtgatggggggaaaaaggaggctCGAACGACCCACATGGAGAAAGAAATACGACCTGTGAAATCAGCCATGTTGTGTACGGCTGGACTGAGGTGCTTGCAGCTCTGGAGCTGCCCCACTCCATCTTGGTCTGGTGTTTGCAGCGGTCATTATTCCTGCATTTATCAGCACTAAGTGAGATAGTAGGGCACAAGGGGACTTGTGCCTGCTTCTGGCACAGGCTCAGAATTGCACCTCTGGCAGAGCTAATCTGAGCTTAATTGCTCCTGGAGGGACTGACAGCACTCCAACCCTCTTCAGATCTCTTCCTGCTGTCGTCCATTGCAGCTTCCTCTGGCACTCAGGCTTCTCCTTCCTCACCCCCCTCCATCTCCTGTTAGCTGTTACTGGCAAAGTAGCCATTGCTGGAATTACTTGGTAACTTAGAAAATTCTCCTCCAATCTGGTCCACATGGTTTGATCCACATGATTGCTCTGTGGTTTTCACGGCTTTTACAAAATCTGAGATATTAGCTGGCcatttttgcttcttctctctcttttttgttttattttgtttctccattGATGTAAGTGTCTTGAAAAGTTGTCTGAGGGTAATTCCACAGTCATGCACAAGTGTACCTGCAACCAGGGTTTACTCCAGCTCTAAGACTTGATGCCCTTTAGGATACCTCTCTAGCACTGTGGAAACTTCTCCCTGTTTTTCTTGTGGGAGAGTCAATGCTACTTTACTCTGTGTAGGAAGGATGCAGAACTTGAGAGGTAGGTAGAAAGGTAAAAGCTGGTTTTatggctgggagcagctgccagGTTGCTTGTTCACACCAATCCCACCAGGCCTCGTGGGTTTCCCAGAGGCAGCTTGGGATTGAAAGAGCTACCACACTCACCACAGTTTTGCAGAACAAGAGTGAAGCATCTGTGTATGGGTATGGGTCAAAGAGAGAACTGAGATGGACAGAACAGGACCCAAGCTAGTTGGTGTGGCCATTCATGGTAGGCCACGTGCATCTGAGATCAATTTGTGAAGGTAAAGCTgtgtgtcatagaatcacaaaggttggaaaagacctccaagatcatcaagtccaaccatgagcccatcactaccatgcccactaagccatgtccctcagcaccaaGAAAGGAGACTGTAATAGTCATGACTTCTGGGTGAACGTGAGGAGCTCAGAACCAAAGGGACAGGCTAGCATTGGGCTGATCAACCCCAGCCTGTCAGAGCAGACAGAGGTTCTACCAGAGTATGGTGCATTCACCTGGAACCTCCTTGAAACttgttgtttcctttgctttcctcttgTACTTCCTTGCTCTGGAGCAGCCTGAGGCAGATCTCTAGCTGTCAGTGGTATcaggcagggagcagggagTGATGACTGTGTGGCTTTTCATTGCTGAGCCTGGTGTGGAACAGGTTAGCTGTACTTTCCCTGGTGGGATGCTTCAGCTGAGAGTGAGATGGGGCCCATCTGACCTCCCAAAACAAGAAATTCAggcaaattattttgtttttccttcccctttccctcagATAACCAAGAAAACATGGTATGAATTCTTAAAAATTGCTAGATTGAGGGAAGAGCAGTAAGAAGGTAACCTATAGAAACACTAAGAGGGCAACTCAAACTGGGTTGGGATCtcacttgtttttccttctttcttcctccagagACAACAGTCATGTCTAGGATCTGTTCATCTCCGTCATTGCTGAACTTCATCCTATGCTTACCTCTGGTTCTGATCCTTCTCCTGGCCCTTGCTGGCTTCTGCTGGTGCTTCAtctccaggaaaagaaaaaagaacaccatTAGAGGAAGCCAGCTGGTGGAACTGCAAGGGGCTGAGGGGATCAAGCAAACTTAGCTGGTCCACAATGGGAGGTGTAACTTGAAGGAGAAGAACTGGATGTCTGAGAGGACTGAGTACTTGAAGAGGGGTGGCTTGTTTTGCTGTAGCTTTTGCAATGAATACTTGAAAATACGTGTTTACTTTTAGTGGaacaaagcagctctgaattaCCGAGCAAATAAGGTTTTCAAAATAGTTATTCCTCTCTCTTAGATTTGGAACCCACCCACGTGTTCACTGTTGTGGCTGCTTGCGGTGTTTGAGGTGCTTGTGGTATGCATGTCCACCAGTGCTGTGTGGAAGTGGTGTTATTCTCTTCATGTGTAAGGAGAAAAATCAGCTGGTTTTGCCCTAGAACGCAAAAGTATCGAGCTGCTGCTTGGTTTTAGGCAATTTGACAAAatcagcacagcacccagctaAAAATCCTTGGCAGCACTGGGAATGGTGTACTGGCATTTCATTTAAGGCATTGCACTTGCCTTTCCCATCTCTTGCTGGAGGAGAACTCAGACACTGCTCTCCTCTGTGTCTGGAAGAGTCCCTGTGCCGAGAGAGCGACATCTCCAAAAGGAAATGGGTCTTCATCACAAAACCCACTGCAGGAGGTTGAGAACTGAGCAAGGCTggccatagaatcacagaatcatttgggctggaagggacccttaaagacAGTCTAGTCCAGCTCTCATTGAACAGGGACGTTTACGACTGGATCAGGTtactcagagctccatccaggGCTGAGAGGCCAGGGATGAAGAAGGTCTGTAGACTACTTGGGAAGTTCTTGTTTCCCTGTTCAGCTGCTTCAGCCTTTTCCTGTAGGTGATATTTTTTCTGGACCTCTTACaacttttctgctgtttgtctgagTCATATCTTGATAATGCTTCACCAGTATCGTGCTCTCTCTCAGTATTCTCCTTCAGATGGTTTCCATAGCTTGCTCATAAGAGTATCTTGGGAGCGTATTTCAGAGACCTTGCTAAAGTCAGGAACATGTGCCTGCTGCTTATCCCtatagagagcagtaaggtcttccccgagcctcctccagactgaacagtcccatctccctcagccactccccatgagacctgtgctccagacccctcacagctccgttgcctttctctggacacgctccaatGCCTCCAtctctttcttgtagtgaagggcCCAGAAGTGAACAAATAACCCGTCCTtgtttaaacaacaaaaacatttctgctttttgcattCTTCTAGGTGCCCCTGGATGCTTTGTTCTTTGCCCTCACATGCCTCTAAGGACTGCAGTTAGGAAGATgtggctttcattttctgctttgtattttctcattGCTCACTGTCTCACGCCACCCCAGGTGTTACTGCAGCAAGCCACAACCGTGCGGCTTGACAGCCTGTTCTTTATGTGTCTTGGTGTGAACCTGATCAAGATGAGCCTTCTGCTGAAAAATCTACCTTGTTGGGATCGTTATTGCTGGAGCGGTGTCATAGAGGAGCCCCCACtatgctgctgctgtagctgaGTGTGGTTTGGTCTCTGTGAGCTGTCTAAGTCCTTGGGGTGGCTGTGCTGGCCTTGGTGTCTGCTGAGCCTGTGCTGCCTCTGGTTTGGC
The sequence above is a segment of the Excalfactoria chinensis isolate bCotChi1 chromosome 1, bCotChi1.hap2, whole genome shotgun sequence genome. Coding sequences within it:
- the CD101 gene encoding immunoglobulin superfamily member 2 codes for the protein MGLVKHQVAAFLLFLLMGMGAGQRVVTIQEGPLYRVLGSHVTLWCKVSGYQGPSEQTFQWSIYQPSAPEREVQIVSTADPSFPYAIYTQRVRAQEIYVERVQGDAVLLHITELQDRDAGEYECHTPNTDERYFGSYSAKTNLTVIADTLSVSMGPQDLTHAEGDAMELTCEVSRSTAQHTHLSVGWYCLWGEHRAEILTLSKDSVVMPGPAYAQRFLAGNVRLDKIGSTSYKLSIVAVEPSDQGQLYCEAAEWIEDPDGTWKDISRKQSERTSLVVTPQDRHLYVGIAATKSDLSEGDTLQLNCTLGTQRSDSRHFQVAWLLNSTEVARIDPRGLLVWKKEYEERASLGQLHAFKQSNAVYILTIHEVGLKDSGTYHCSVLEVKAPGNFQSIQTNLSSALRIGVKPIGLGLNVTLKSRPATVSYTQSFELVCHVSASHPIEELLLSVGWLFQSRSPTNGYQELVHVLPNGTVSWGPAQPHFQGKAQLMKSGAFSRLHIHSAMAVHAGTYQCKVGVWRTLQGQPTDSFTSNAVGIKVVPPESKLRVATRESSVEVAGGDDARIDCRVEFPLDNSQLAVSWYYLPSPPPADAIPLQVVRASHSGLLEYGAEFSSHAQKSRFLSQRVSSHLFQLWILSVSPGDQGQYCCAVEEWRWLDSGWHSLGQQWSGKTRLLLRLPESELHLEKANRSILARHGQEVTLGCLLESTLPPAARLSATWFHRKNDGHERPLLTLNHDGAIESLQEGLVGRLQLRRPKAGDLSLTLGSVQEDDAGTYHCWVQEWRQQGNKDKWEPQAWALSGYTQLSTTPPETTVMSRICSSPSLLNFILCLPLVLILLLALAGFCWCFISRKRKKNTIRGSQLVELQGAEGIKQT